The Betta splendens chromosome 7, fBetSpl5.4, whole genome shotgun sequence genome includes a window with the following:
- the fmnl3 gene encoding formin-like protein 3 isoform X3 encodes MGNLESVDGQSETKHHIMPLKVPMPDPTELEEKFAIVLNSMNLPPDKARLLRQYDNEKKWDLICDQERFQVKNPPHTYIQKLRGYLDPGVTRKKFRRRVQESTKVLRELEISLRTNHIGWVREFLNDENRGLDVLVEYLSFAQCAVMLDFEGLENGEDGFLDKAKSWSRSIEDLHHASTQPFCNTLVRSARQSVLRYGSVSNSKTIKNSRLVSQKDDVHVCIMCLRAIMNYQYGFNMVMSHAHAVNEIALSLNNKNPRTKALVLELLAAVCLVRGGHEIILSAFDNFKEVCKEKHRFERLMDYFRSEEGNIDFMVACMQFINIVVHSVEDMNFRVHLQFEFTKLGLDDYLEKCKHTESDKLSVQIQAYLDNVFDVGGLLEDAETKNAALEKVEELEEHLSHVTEKLLEVENETMMKVADLEKLLLQKDKDLQIIRETYESTNTQVHTLRRMIKEKDAAFQRHFNIERRLLELEQQGTIRLHKRPDGDIAIEPLGGVGGGALGPPLGDAGPLALGPSAALPPPDAGLPPPSEAPPPPPPPPPPPPPPPPLPSASGLSAPVPPPAPPLAPPLPEASPSVILSLGLSAIRIKKPIKTKFRLPVFNWTALKPNQINGTVFNEIDDERVLQELDLERFEELFKTRAQGPVVDLACTKSKVSQKAANKVTLLDANRSKNLAITLRKANKTTEEICRAIEKFDLKALPVDFVECLMRFLPTEAEVKALRQYERERRPPEQLAEEDRFMLLFSKIERLTQRMNIITFVGNFADNVSMLTPQLNAIIAASASVKSSPKLKRMLEIILALGNYMNSSKRGCVYGFKLQSLDLLLDTKSTDRKMTLLHYIALIVKEKYSELANFFNELHFVDKAAAVSLENVLLDVRELGKGMDLIRRECSLHDHVVLKDFVQATDAQLDKLQKDAKTAEEAFNNVVNYFGESPKTTPPSVFFPVFVRFIKAYKDAVDENEQRKKQEQAMREKLLAQEAKQHDPKVQAQKKRQQQHELIAELRRRQAKDHRPVYEGKDGTIEDIITAEKKINDSISHS; translated from the exons AATTCTATGAACCTGCCTCCAGACAAAGCCCGGCTCCTCAGACAGTACGACAACGAGAAGAAGTGGGACCTGATCTGCGACCAG GAGCGGTTTCAGGTCAAGAACCCGCCTCATACCTACATCCAGAAGCTGCGAGGCTACTTAGACCCTGGAGTCACGCGAAAG AAGTTTCGCCGGCGGGTGCAGGAGTCCACGAAGGTCCTGAGGGAGCTGGAGATATCGCTGAGGACAAACCACATCGG GTGGGTGAGGGAGTTCCTAAATGACGAGAACAGAGGCCTCGATGTGCTGGTGGAGTATCTGTCCTTTGCCCAGTGTGCAGTCat GTTGGATTTTGAGGGGCTGGAGAATGGGGAGGATGGCTTCTTGGACAAGGCAAAATCTTGGAGCAGGTCTATAGAGGATCTGCACCATGCAAGTACCCAACCCTTCTGCAACACACTGGTGCGCTCTGCCCGTCAGTCTGTGCTCCG CTACGGCTCAGTCTCAAACAGCAAAACCATCAAGAACTCCCGCCTCGTGAGCCAAAAAGACGATGTGCACGTGTGCATCATGTGCTTGAGAGCGATTATGAACTACCAG TACGGCTTCAACATGGTCATGTCTCATGCACATGCCGTCAATGAAATAGCCCTCAGCTTGAACAATAAGAATCCACG GACGAAAGCGTTGGTCCTTGAGCTGCTGGCTGCCGTCTGTCTAGTCAGAGGAGGCCACGAGATCATCCTGTCAGCGTTTGACAACTTCAAAGAG GTGTGTAAGGAGAAGCATCGCTTTGAGAGACTGATGGACTACTTCCGCAGTGAGGAGGGAAATATCGACTTCATG GTTGCCTGCATGCAGTTCATCAACATCGTGGTCCACTCGGTCGAGGACATGAACTTCCGAGTCCACCTCCAGTTTGAATTCACCAAGCTGGGACTCGACGACTAcctggag AAATGCAAGCACACGGAGAGCGACAAGCTGTCCGTGCAGATCCAGGCCTACCTGGACAACGTGTTTGACGTGGGCGGTCTGCTGGAGGACGCCGAGACCAAAAACGCAGCgctggagaaggtggaggagctggaggagcacctGTCCCAT GTGacggagaagctgctggaggtggagaatgAGACGATGATGAAAGTTGCGGatctggagaagctgctgcttcagaagGACAAAGACCTGCAAATAATACGG GAGACGTATGAGTCCACCAACACCCAGGTGCACACCCTGCGGAGGATGATCAAGGAGAAGGACGCCGCCTTCCAGCGGCACTTCAACATCGAGCggcggctgctggagctggagcagcagggcACCATTCGCCTGCACAAGAGGCCGGACGGAGACATCGCCATCGAGCCGCTGGGCGGCGTGGGGGGCGGGGCCCTCGGGCCCCCGCTGGGCGACGCCGGCCCGCTGGCGCTGGGCCCGAGCGCGGCGCTGCCGCCGCCAGACGCCGGTTTACCGCCGCCCAGCGaggcgcctcctccgcctcctccaccgccgccgccaccccctccacccccccctctGCCATCGGCCTCAG GGCTGAGTGCACCagtcccaccaccagcacctccTCTGGCGCCGCCTCTGCCTGAAGCTTCTCCCTCAGTTATCCTGAGTCTGGGTCTGTCAG CCATCAGAATAAAGAAGCCCATTAAGACCAAGTTCCGCCTGCCCGTGTTTAACTGGACGGCCTTGAAGCCCAACCAGATCAACGGCACCGTGTTCAACGAGATCGACGACGAACGCGTGCTCCAG GAGCTCGATCTGGAGAGGTTCGAGGAGCTCTTCAAGACCAGAGCCCAGGGTCCGGTCGTGGACCTGGCGTGCACCAAGAGCAAGGTGTCTCAGAAGGCCGCGAACAAGGTGACGCTCCTGGACGCCAACCGCTCCAAGAACCTCGCCATCACGCTGCGCAAGGCCAACAAGACCACGGAGGAGATCTGCAGGGCTATAGAGAA GTTCGACCTCAAGGCTCTGCCCGTGGACTTCGTGGAGTGCCTGATGCGCTTCCTGCCCACGGAGGCCGAGGTCAAGGCGCTGCGGCAGTACGAGCGCGAGCGGCGGCCGCCGGAGCAGCTGGCCGAGGAGGACCGCTTCATGCTGCTCTTCAGCAAGATCGAGAGGCTCACGCAGCGGATGAACATCATCACCTTCGTGGGGAACTTCGCCGACAACGTCAGCATGCTCACGCCGCAGCTCAACGCCATCATCGCCGCCTCGGCCTCCGTCAAGTCGTCGCCGAAGCTGAAGCGGATGCTGGAG ATCATCTTGGCTTTGGGCAACTACATGAACAGCAGCAAGCGAGGCTGCGTCTACGGCTTCAAATTACAAAGTCTGGATCTT CTGCTCGACACTAAGTCCACAGACAGAAAGATGACGCTGCTCCACTACATAGCTCTTATTGTGAAGGAGAAATACTCCGAACTGGCCAACTTCTTCAATGAATTGCACTTTGTggacaaagctgcagcag TATCTCTGGAAAATGTGCTGCTGGACGTTCGGGAGCTGGGCAAAGGCATGGACCTgatccggagggagtgcagtcTACACGACCACGTGGTCCTGAAGGACTTTGTCCAGGCCACAGACGCGCAGCTGGACAAACTGCAGAAGGACGCCAAGACAGCGGAG GAAGCCTTCAACAACGTGGTGAACTACTTTGGAGAGAGTCCCAAGACGACCCCGCCCTCGGTCTTCTTCCCTGTGTTTGTGCGCTTCATCAAAGCCTACAAG GATGCGGTGGATGAGaacgagcagaggaagaagcaggagcAAGCGATGAGAGAAAAGCTACTGGCTCAGGAGGCCAAACAGCACGACCCCAAG GTCCAGGCCCAGAagaagcggcagcagcagcacgagctGATCGCAGAGCTGCGCAGGCGACAGGCCAAGGACCACCGGCCCGTGTACGAGGGCAAGGATGGCACCATAGAGGACATCATCACAG CTGAGAAGAAGATTAATGACAGTATTTCCCACTCCTAA
- the fmnl3 gene encoding formin-like protein 3 isoform X4 → MGNLESVDGQSETKHHIMPLKVPMPDPTELEEKFAIVLNSMNLPPDKARLLRQYDNEKKWDLICDQERFQVKNPPHTYIQKLRGYLDPGVTRKKFRRRVQESTKVLRELEISLRTNHIGWVREFLNDENRGLDVLVEYLSFAQCAVIYGSVSNSKTIKNSRLVSQKDDVHVCIMCLRAIMNYQYGFNMVMSHAHAVNEIALSLNNKNPRTKALVLELLAAVCLVRGGHEIILSAFDNFKEVCKEKHRFERLMDYFRSEEGNIDFMVACMQFINIVVHSVEDMNFRVHLQFEFTKLGLDDYLEKCKHTESDKLSVQIQAYLDNVFDVGGLLEDAETKNAALEKVEELEEHLSHVTEKLLEVENETMMKVADLEKLLLQKDKDLQIIRETYESTNTQVHTLRRMIKEKDAAFQRHFNIERRLLELEQQGTIRLHKRPDGDIAIEPLGGVGGGALGPPLGDAGPLALGPSAALPPPDAGLPPPSEAPPPPPPPPPPPPPPPPLPSASGLSAPVPPPAPPLAPPLPEASPSVILSLGLSAIRIKKPIKTKFRLPVFNWTALKPNQINGTVFNEIDDERVLQELDLERFEELFKTRAQGPVVDLACTKSKVSQKAANKVTLLDANRSKNLAITLRKANKTTEEICRAIEKFDLKALPVDFVECLMRFLPTEAEVKALRQYERERRPPEQLAEEDRFMLLFSKIERLTQRMNIITFVGNFADNVSMLTPQLNAIIAASASVKSSPKLKRMLEIILALGNYMNSSKRGCVYGFKLQSLDLLLDTKSTDRKMTLLHYIALIVKEKYSELANFFNELHFVDKAAAVSLENVLLDVRELGKGMDLIRRECSLHDHVVLKDFVQATDAQLDKLQKDAKTAEEAFNNVVNYFGESPKTTPPSVFFPVFVRFIKAYKDAVDENEQRKKQEQAMREKLLAQEAKQHDPKVQAQKKRQQQHELIAELRRRQAKDHRPVYEGKDGTIEDIITVLKSVPFTARTAKRGSRFFCDANLCDDANC, encoded by the exons AATTCTATGAACCTGCCTCCAGACAAAGCCCGGCTCCTCAGACAGTACGACAACGAGAAGAAGTGGGACCTGATCTGCGACCAG GAGCGGTTTCAGGTCAAGAACCCGCCTCATACCTACATCCAGAAGCTGCGAGGCTACTTAGACCCTGGAGTCACGCGAAAG AAGTTTCGCCGGCGGGTGCAGGAGTCCACGAAGGTCCTGAGGGAGCTGGAGATATCGCTGAGGACAAACCACATCGG GTGGGTGAGGGAGTTCCTAAATGACGAGAACAGAGGCCTCGATGTGCTGGTGGAGTATCTGTCCTTTGCCCAGTGTGCAGTCat CTACGGCTCAGTCTCAAACAGCAAAACCATCAAGAACTCCCGCCTCGTGAGCCAAAAAGACGATGTGCACGTGTGCATCATGTGCTTGAGAGCGATTATGAACTACCAG TACGGCTTCAACATGGTCATGTCTCATGCACATGCCGTCAATGAAATAGCCCTCAGCTTGAACAATAAGAATCCACG GACGAAAGCGTTGGTCCTTGAGCTGCTGGCTGCCGTCTGTCTAGTCAGAGGAGGCCACGAGATCATCCTGTCAGCGTTTGACAACTTCAAAGAG GTGTGTAAGGAGAAGCATCGCTTTGAGAGACTGATGGACTACTTCCGCAGTGAGGAGGGAAATATCGACTTCATG GTTGCCTGCATGCAGTTCATCAACATCGTGGTCCACTCGGTCGAGGACATGAACTTCCGAGTCCACCTCCAGTTTGAATTCACCAAGCTGGGACTCGACGACTAcctggag AAATGCAAGCACACGGAGAGCGACAAGCTGTCCGTGCAGATCCAGGCCTACCTGGACAACGTGTTTGACGTGGGCGGTCTGCTGGAGGACGCCGAGACCAAAAACGCAGCgctggagaaggtggaggagctggaggagcacctGTCCCAT GTGacggagaagctgctggaggtggagaatgAGACGATGATGAAAGTTGCGGatctggagaagctgctgcttcagaagGACAAAGACCTGCAAATAATACGG GAGACGTATGAGTCCACCAACACCCAGGTGCACACCCTGCGGAGGATGATCAAGGAGAAGGACGCCGCCTTCCAGCGGCACTTCAACATCGAGCggcggctgctggagctggagcagcagggcACCATTCGCCTGCACAAGAGGCCGGACGGAGACATCGCCATCGAGCCGCTGGGCGGCGTGGGGGGCGGGGCCCTCGGGCCCCCGCTGGGCGACGCCGGCCCGCTGGCGCTGGGCCCGAGCGCGGCGCTGCCGCCGCCAGACGCCGGTTTACCGCCGCCCAGCGaggcgcctcctccgcctcctccaccgccgccgccaccccctccacccccccctctGCCATCGGCCTCAG GGCTGAGTGCACCagtcccaccaccagcacctccTCTGGCGCCGCCTCTGCCTGAAGCTTCTCCCTCAGTTATCCTGAGTCTGGGTCTGTCAG CCATCAGAATAAAGAAGCCCATTAAGACCAAGTTCCGCCTGCCCGTGTTTAACTGGACGGCCTTGAAGCCCAACCAGATCAACGGCACCGTGTTCAACGAGATCGACGACGAACGCGTGCTCCAG GAGCTCGATCTGGAGAGGTTCGAGGAGCTCTTCAAGACCAGAGCCCAGGGTCCGGTCGTGGACCTGGCGTGCACCAAGAGCAAGGTGTCTCAGAAGGCCGCGAACAAGGTGACGCTCCTGGACGCCAACCGCTCCAAGAACCTCGCCATCACGCTGCGCAAGGCCAACAAGACCACGGAGGAGATCTGCAGGGCTATAGAGAA GTTCGACCTCAAGGCTCTGCCCGTGGACTTCGTGGAGTGCCTGATGCGCTTCCTGCCCACGGAGGCCGAGGTCAAGGCGCTGCGGCAGTACGAGCGCGAGCGGCGGCCGCCGGAGCAGCTGGCCGAGGAGGACCGCTTCATGCTGCTCTTCAGCAAGATCGAGAGGCTCACGCAGCGGATGAACATCATCACCTTCGTGGGGAACTTCGCCGACAACGTCAGCATGCTCACGCCGCAGCTCAACGCCATCATCGCCGCCTCGGCCTCCGTCAAGTCGTCGCCGAAGCTGAAGCGGATGCTGGAG ATCATCTTGGCTTTGGGCAACTACATGAACAGCAGCAAGCGAGGCTGCGTCTACGGCTTCAAATTACAAAGTCTGGATCTT CTGCTCGACACTAAGTCCACAGACAGAAAGATGACGCTGCTCCACTACATAGCTCTTATTGTGAAGGAGAAATACTCCGAACTGGCCAACTTCTTCAATGAATTGCACTTTGTggacaaagctgcagcag TATCTCTGGAAAATGTGCTGCTGGACGTTCGGGAGCTGGGCAAAGGCATGGACCTgatccggagggagtgcagtcTACACGACCACGTGGTCCTGAAGGACTTTGTCCAGGCCACAGACGCGCAGCTGGACAAACTGCAGAAGGACGCCAAGACAGCGGAG GAAGCCTTCAACAACGTGGTGAACTACTTTGGAGAGAGTCCCAAGACGACCCCGCCCTCGGTCTTCTTCCCTGTGTTTGTGCGCTTCATCAAAGCCTACAAG GATGCGGTGGATGAGaacgagcagaggaagaagcaggagcAAGCGATGAGAGAAAAGCTACTGGCTCAGGAGGCCAAACAGCACGACCCCAAG GTCCAGGCCCAGAagaagcggcagcagcagcacgagctGATCGCAGAGCTGCGCAGGCGACAGGCCAAGGACCACCGGCCCGTGTACGAGGGCAAGGATGGCACCATAGAGGACATCATCACAG tcctgAAGAGCGTGCCCTTCACAGCCCGCACGGCTAAACGCGGCTCACGGTTCTTCTGTGACGCCAACCTCTGCGACGACGCCAACTGctag
- the fmnl3 gene encoding formin-like protein 3 isoform X2: MGNLESVDGQSETKHHIMPLKVPMPDPTELEEKFAIVLNSMNLPPDKARLLRQYDNEKKWDLICDQERFQVKNPPHTYIQKLRGYLDPGVTRKKFRRRVQESTKVLRELEISLRTNHIGWVREFLNDENRGLDVLVEYLSFAQCAVMLDFEGLENGEDGFLDKAKSWSRSIEDLHHASTQPFCNTLVRSARQSVLRYGSVSNSKTIKNSRLVSQKDDVHVCIMCLRAIMNYQYGFNMVMSHAHAVNEIALSLNNKNPRTKALVLELLAAVCLVRGGHEIILSAFDNFKEVCKEKHRFERLMDYFRSEEGNIDFMVACMQFINIVVHSVEDMNFRVHLQFEFTKLGLDDYLEKCKHTESDKLSVQIQAYLDNVFDVGGLLEDAETKNAALEKVEELEEHLSHVTEKLLEVENETMMKVADLEKLLLQKDKDLQIIRETYESTNTQVHTLRRMIKEKDAAFQRHFNIERRLLELEQQGTIRLHKRPDGDIAIEPLGGVGGGALGPPLGDAGPLALGPSAALPPPDAGLPPPSEAPPPPPPPPPPPPPPPPLPSASGLSAPVPPPAPPLAPPLPEASPSVILSLGLSAIRIKKPIKTKFRLPVFNWTALKPNQINGTVFNEIDDERVLQELDLERFEELFKTRAQGPVVDLACTKSKVSQKAANKVTLLDANRSKNLAITLRKANKTTEEICRAIEKFDLKALPVDFVECLMRFLPTEAEVKALRQYERERRPPEQLAEEDRFMLLFSKIERLTQRMNIITFVGNFADNVSMLTPQLNAIIAASASVKSSPKLKRMLEIILALGNYMNSSKRGCVYGFKLQSLDLLLDTKSTDRKMTLLHYIALIVKEKYSELANFFNELHFVDKAAAVSLENVLLDVRELGKGMDLIRRECSLHDHVVLKDFVQATDAQLDKLQKDAKTAEEAFNNVVNYFGESPKTTPPSVFFPVFVRFIKAYKDAVDENEQRKKQEQAMREKLLAQEAKQHDPKVQAQKKRQQQHELIAELRRRQAKDHRPVYEGKDGTIEDIITDLRSQPFLRADALIRSGWKRP; encoded by the exons AATTCTATGAACCTGCCTCCAGACAAAGCCCGGCTCCTCAGACAGTACGACAACGAGAAGAAGTGGGACCTGATCTGCGACCAG GAGCGGTTTCAGGTCAAGAACCCGCCTCATACCTACATCCAGAAGCTGCGAGGCTACTTAGACCCTGGAGTCACGCGAAAG AAGTTTCGCCGGCGGGTGCAGGAGTCCACGAAGGTCCTGAGGGAGCTGGAGATATCGCTGAGGACAAACCACATCGG GTGGGTGAGGGAGTTCCTAAATGACGAGAACAGAGGCCTCGATGTGCTGGTGGAGTATCTGTCCTTTGCCCAGTGTGCAGTCat GTTGGATTTTGAGGGGCTGGAGAATGGGGAGGATGGCTTCTTGGACAAGGCAAAATCTTGGAGCAGGTCTATAGAGGATCTGCACCATGCAAGTACCCAACCCTTCTGCAACACACTGGTGCGCTCTGCCCGTCAGTCTGTGCTCCG CTACGGCTCAGTCTCAAACAGCAAAACCATCAAGAACTCCCGCCTCGTGAGCCAAAAAGACGATGTGCACGTGTGCATCATGTGCTTGAGAGCGATTATGAACTACCAG TACGGCTTCAACATGGTCATGTCTCATGCACATGCCGTCAATGAAATAGCCCTCAGCTTGAACAATAAGAATCCACG GACGAAAGCGTTGGTCCTTGAGCTGCTGGCTGCCGTCTGTCTAGTCAGAGGAGGCCACGAGATCATCCTGTCAGCGTTTGACAACTTCAAAGAG GTGTGTAAGGAGAAGCATCGCTTTGAGAGACTGATGGACTACTTCCGCAGTGAGGAGGGAAATATCGACTTCATG GTTGCCTGCATGCAGTTCATCAACATCGTGGTCCACTCGGTCGAGGACATGAACTTCCGAGTCCACCTCCAGTTTGAATTCACCAAGCTGGGACTCGACGACTAcctggag AAATGCAAGCACACGGAGAGCGACAAGCTGTCCGTGCAGATCCAGGCCTACCTGGACAACGTGTTTGACGTGGGCGGTCTGCTGGAGGACGCCGAGACCAAAAACGCAGCgctggagaaggtggaggagctggaggagcacctGTCCCAT GTGacggagaagctgctggaggtggagaatgAGACGATGATGAAAGTTGCGGatctggagaagctgctgcttcagaagGACAAAGACCTGCAAATAATACGG GAGACGTATGAGTCCACCAACACCCAGGTGCACACCCTGCGGAGGATGATCAAGGAGAAGGACGCCGCCTTCCAGCGGCACTTCAACATCGAGCggcggctgctggagctggagcagcagggcACCATTCGCCTGCACAAGAGGCCGGACGGAGACATCGCCATCGAGCCGCTGGGCGGCGTGGGGGGCGGGGCCCTCGGGCCCCCGCTGGGCGACGCCGGCCCGCTGGCGCTGGGCCCGAGCGCGGCGCTGCCGCCGCCAGACGCCGGTTTACCGCCGCCCAGCGaggcgcctcctccgcctcctccaccgccgccgccaccccctccacccccccctctGCCATCGGCCTCAG GGCTGAGTGCACCagtcccaccaccagcacctccTCTGGCGCCGCCTCTGCCTGAAGCTTCTCCCTCAGTTATCCTGAGTCTGGGTCTGTCAG CCATCAGAATAAAGAAGCCCATTAAGACCAAGTTCCGCCTGCCCGTGTTTAACTGGACGGCCTTGAAGCCCAACCAGATCAACGGCACCGTGTTCAACGAGATCGACGACGAACGCGTGCTCCAG GAGCTCGATCTGGAGAGGTTCGAGGAGCTCTTCAAGACCAGAGCCCAGGGTCCGGTCGTGGACCTGGCGTGCACCAAGAGCAAGGTGTCTCAGAAGGCCGCGAACAAGGTGACGCTCCTGGACGCCAACCGCTCCAAGAACCTCGCCATCACGCTGCGCAAGGCCAACAAGACCACGGAGGAGATCTGCAGGGCTATAGAGAA GTTCGACCTCAAGGCTCTGCCCGTGGACTTCGTGGAGTGCCTGATGCGCTTCCTGCCCACGGAGGCCGAGGTCAAGGCGCTGCGGCAGTACGAGCGCGAGCGGCGGCCGCCGGAGCAGCTGGCCGAGGAGGACCGCTTCATGCTGCTCTTCAGCAAGATCGAGAGGCTCACGCAGCGGATGAACATCATCACCTTCGTGGGGAACTTCGCCGACAACGTCAGCATGCTCACGCCGCAGCTCAACGCCATCATCGCCGCCTCGGCCTCCGTCAAGTCGTCGCCGAAGCTGAAGCGGATGCTGGAG ATCATCTTGGCTTTGGGCAACTACATGAACAGCAGCAAGCGAGGCTGCGTCTACGGCTTCAAATTACAAAGTCTGGATCTT CTGCTCGACACTAAGTCCACAGACAGAAAGATGACGCTGCTCCACTACATAGCTCTTATTGTGAAGGAGAAATACTCCGAACTGGCCAACTTCTTCAATGAATTGCACTTTGTggacaaagctgcagcag TATCTCTGGAAAATGTGCTGCTGGACGTTCGGGAGCTGGGCAAAGGCATGGACCTgatccggagggagtgcagtcTACACGACCACGTGGTCCTGAAGGACTTTGTCCAGGCCACAGACGCGCAGCTGGACAAACTGCAGAAGGACGCCAAGACAGCGGAG GAAGCCTTCAACAACGTGGTGAACTACTTTGGAGAGAGTCCCAAGACGACCCCGCCCTCGGTCTTCTTCCCTGTGTTTGTGCGCTTCATCAAAGCCTACAAG GATGCGGTGGATGAGaacgagcagaggaagaagcaggagcAAGCGATGAGAGAAAAGCTACTGGCTCAGGAGGCCAAACAGCACGACCCCAAG GTCCAGGCCCAGAagaagcggcagcagcagcacgagctGATCGCAGAGCTGCGCAGGCGACAGGCCAAGGACCACCGGCCCGTGTACGAGGGCAAGGATGGCACCATAGAGGACATCATCACAG ATCTCCGAAGCCAGCCTTTCCTGCGAGCTGACGCGTTGATCCGAAGCGGGTGGAAGAGACCCTAA